The nucleotide window TTTAGCAATAAGTGATTGGTTAAAAAGATTCGTTCATAGTTTCTATTTATCACTAATCGCAAGTAAAACAAACACATAAAATCAGCTTAAGAGGTTTCCTACGGAAGATTCTTCTTAGCTGTTTTTGCTAAAAGCTAATTAAAAATCACTAACCGCTAACAACTCAAATCTTTACAATAGTATTAAAAAAAAAAGCCATGAACATAAACAAATTTACAATCAAATCGCAGGAAGCCATACAACTTTCACAACAATTGGTTCAGAGTTTAGGGCAACAGCAAATAGAAAACGAGCATATTTTCAAAGCCATTTTTGAAGTCGATGAAAATGTGGCTCCATTTATTTTGAAAAAACTAAACGTCAATGTTCCGTTGTTCAAACAAATTTTGGATGCAACCATTCAGAGCTTTCCAAAAGTTTCAGGAGGCGAAATCCAGCTTTCCAGAACTGCTAACACCACGTTGAACGAAGCCGAAATCATAGCTCAAAAAATGAACGATGAATACGTTTCCATTGAGCACCTGATTCTAGCTATTTTCGATTCCAAAAGCAAAGCATCCCAAATCCTAAAAGATCAGGGTGTAACCGGAAAAGGACTCAAAGCCGCCATCGAAGAATTACGCAAAGGCGAACGTGTAACCTCAGCATCTGCAGAGGAAAATTACAATTCGTTAAACAAATACGCCAAAAACCTCAACGAACTGGCCAGAACAGGCAAACTTGACCCGGTAATTGGCCGTGACGAGGAAATACGCAGAGTTTTACAAATCCTTACCCGAAGAACCAAAAACAACCCAATGCTGGTGGGAGAACCCGGTGTGGGTAAAACCGCTATTGCCGAAGGTCTTGCCCATCGAATTGTAGATGGTGACGTACCGGAAAACCTGAAAGAAAAAATCGTGTTCTCACTTGATATGGGAGCCTTGATTGCCGGTGCCAAATACAAAGGGGAGTTTGAAGAAAGACTGAAATCGGTGGTTAAGGAAGTTATCGCTGCCGAAGGTGATATTGTTCTTTTCATTGACGAAATCCACACGCTTGTGGGTGCAGGTGGTGGCGAGGGCGCGATGGACGCTGCTAATATCTTGAAACCGGCTTTGGCCCGTGGTGAATTGCGTGCCATCGGTGCTACGACTTTGGACGAATACCAAAAATATTTCGAAAAAGACAAAGCCCTTGAACGTCGTTTCCAAAAAATCATGATTGAGGAACCCGATACCGAAAGTGCCATTTCGATTTTGAGAGGTATCAAGGAAAAATATGAAACACACCATAAAGTACAAATCAAAGACGATGCGATTATTGCTGCCGTAACGCTTTCGCAGCGTTATATCACCAATCGTTTCCTTCCGGACAAAGCCATCGACTTAATGGATGAAGCTGCTTCCAAACTACGCATGGAAATCAACTCCAAACCAGAGGAATTGGACGTTTTGGACCGAAAAATCATGCAGTTGGAAATCGAAATCGAAGCCATTAAGCGAGAAAAAGACGAGAGCAAACTCAAAATCTTAGGTTTGGAACTGGCCAACTTGAAAGAAGAACGAAACGTAATTTATGCCAAATGGAAATCCGAGAAAGAAGTTGCCGATAACATACAGGAAGTAAAAACCGAAATCGAAAATTACAAATTCGAAGCTGAACGCGCCGAACGTGACGGCGATTATGGTAAAGTGGCCGAAATCCGTTACGGAAAAATCAAGGAAGCCCAAGATCGATTGACTGAATATCAAAAACAACTAGTCGAAAACCAATCGGGAACTTCCCTAATAAGAGAAGAAGTAACCCGTGAAGACATTGCCGAAGTGGTAGCCAAATGGACAGGAATTCCCGTGATGAAAATGCTGCAGGGAGAACGCGAAAAACTATTGCATCTCGAAACCGAATTGCATCACCGTGTTGTGGGTCAGGAAGAAGCCATTCAGGCCGTGAGCGACGCCGTAAGACGTAGCCGTGCCGGACTACAGGACACCAAAAAACCGCTAGGGACATTCCTTTTCCTTGGTACAACCGGAGTTGGAAAAACTGAATTGGCAAAAGCCTTGGCCGAGTATCTTTTTGACGACGAAAACGCCATGACCCGAATCGATATGAGCGAATACCAAGAACGCCACAGCGTGAGCCGCTTGGTAGGTGCGCCTCCGGGCTATGTGGGTTATGACGAAGGCGGGCAATTGACCGAAGCCGTGCGTAGAAAACCGTATTCGGTGATACTTTTGGACGAAATCGAAAAGGCACATCCGGATACTTTTAACATCTTGTTGCAGGTACTCGACGAAGGCCGCTTGACCGACAACAAAGGGCGTTTGGCCGATTTCAAAAACACTATTATCATCATGACTTCCAATATGGGAAGCCAGATTATACAGGAAAAATTTGAAAACCTAAAAGGAGGAATCGAAGCTGCCACCGAAATCGCCAAAATCGAAGTCCTCGGATTGTTAAAACAAACCGTGCGACCCGAGTTCATCAACCGTATCGACGAAATCGTAATGTTTACACCGCTTACATCTGAAAATATTACCAAAATTGTAAGTTTACAGTTGAAAAGCGTTACCAATATGCTTGCCCAACAAGGCATCACAATGGACGCAACGCCCCAAGCAATCGAGTATTTGTCCGAGAAAGGATATGATCCTCAGTTTGGTGCCAGACCGGTAAAACGAGTAATCCAAAGAGAAGTTCTCAACAAACTCTCCAAAGAAATCCTCGCCGGAAAAATA belongs to Flavobacterium aquiphilum and includes:
- the clpB gene encoding ATP-dependent chaperone ClpB, translated to MNINKFTIKSQEAIQLSQQLVQSLGQQQIENEHIFKAIFEVDENVAPFILKKLNVNVPLFKQILDATIQSFPKVSGGEIQLSRTANTTLNEAEIIAQKMNDEYVSIEHLILAIFDSKSKASQILKDQGVTGKGLKAAIEELRKGERVTSASAEENYNSLNKYAKNLNELARTGKLDPVIGRDEEIRRVLQILTRRTKNNPMLVGEPGVGKTAIAEGLAHRIVDGDVPENLKEKIVFSLDMGALIAGAKYKGEFEERLKSVVKEVIAAEGDIVLFIDEIHTLVGAGGGEGAMDAANILKPALARGELRAIGATTLDEYQKYFEKDKALERRFQKIMIEEPDTESAISILRGIKEKYETHHKVQIKDDAIIAAVTLSQRYITNRFLPDKAIDLMDEAASKLRMEINSKPEELDVLDRKIMQLEIEIEAIKREKDESKLKILGLELANLKEERNVIYAKWKSEKEVADNIQEVKTEIENYKFEAERAERDGDYGKVAEIRYGKIKEAQDRLTEYQKQLVENQSGTSLIREEVTREDIAEVVAKWTGIPVMKMLQGEREKLLHLETELHHRVVGQEEAIQAVSDAVRRSRAGLQDTKKPLGTFLFLGTTGVGKTELAKALAEYLFDDENAMTRIDMSEYQERHSVSRLVGAPPGYVGYDEGGQLTEAVRRKPYSVILLDEIEKAHPDTFNILLQVLDEGRLTDNKGRLADFKNTIIIMTSNMGSQIIQEKFENLKGGIEAATEIAKIEVLGLLKQTVRPEFINRIDEIVMFTPLTSENITKIVSLQLKSVTNMLAQQGITMDATPQAIEYLSEKGYDPQFGARPVKRVIQREVLNKLSKEILAGKIHPDSIILLDAFDNELVFRNQTELAH